In Pedobacter sp. WC2423, the following are encoded in one genomic region:
- the aroQ gene encoding type II 3-dehydroquinate dehydratase: MKIQIINGPNLNLLGIREPGVYGNKSFEGYFTELKDKYKNIELEYFQSNVEGELINKLHEVGFSFDGIILNGGGYTHTSVAIADAISGINTPVVEVHVSNIYAREEFRHVSLTGKNCKGVLTGFGLDGYRLAIESLLAG; the protein is encoded by the coding sequence ATGAAGATACAGATTATTAACGGACCTAACTTAAATCTGCTGGGCATACGTGAGCCAGGAGTGTACGGAAACAAAAGTTTCGAAGGATACTTTACAGAATTAAAGGATAAATACAAAAACATAGAACTTGAATATTTCCAAAGTAATGTAGAAGGGGAGCTAATCAACAAACTGCATGAAGTTGGCTTTTCATTCGATGGCATTATTTTAAATGGCGGGGGATATACACATACCTCAGTAGCCATTGCGGATGCAATTTCAGGCATCAATACACCCGTTGTAGAAGTACATGTCTCTAATATTTATGCCAGAGAAGAATTCCGCCACGTTTCACTAACCGGAAAAAACTGCAAGGGCGTATTAACTGGTTTCGGATTAGACGGCTATCGTCTGGCTATCGAAAGTCTTTTAGCTGGCTAA
- a CDS encoding FUSC family membrane protein, which yields MFNRPIRSIHDFLLSTYFADGLRITFGVLLPSLILAQFGLLKYGITLSLGALCVSVVDTPGPIVHRRNAMLVTTVLITVLSVIVGLTNKNQYFIAVLLVACSFLFSMFFLYGTRAALVGTASLLIMVLSIDDVRPWKDVLIYSALVFSGSLWYTVLSYFFYRLRPYRLVQQTLSDSIHEVSEFLRAKAKFYHENTNYDDNYAELIQLQVAVHEKQDAVREVLFKTREIVRESTPEGRFLLLVFVDMVDLYEQVMSTYYNYKQLHDQFDKAGILSRYERIINRIAWELDEIAFALKTGGTPRPPAVLTEDVKRLKDEINVLEKDNTDGKYNTLGLIALKNIEVNIENIAARVKTINGYFNKKEKKNLKNSNAVDTERFITRQKFDAKLFFDNLTFSSSTFRHAMRVAIAMLIGYLVAKMLDSSHSYWILLTVLVISKPAFSLTKQRNYERLIGTVVGALVGMGILIYIHDKHTLFFILLFCMIGTYSFQRKNYIVSVLFMTPYILVLFDFLGMGSLSVARERIFDTLIGSAIALLGSYTLFPNWENKNLKEAMLSTLRANMAYFDQVTLLYTETEHNLTNYRLARKEVYVTSANLSSIFQKMFSEPKSKQRLMPEMHQFTALNHLLSSYTATLSLYFKEHAFTLTHPEELKPTVNNTLYLLNLSAEYLIKNDGEPNNVPLIKSIRDDNKVIDPNEMMVIEQYEMIQKVAYDIFKLTERIKI from the coding sequence ATGTTTAACCGTCCCATCAGAAGTATACATGATTTTTTACTGAGTACCTATTTTGCAGATGGGCTGCGAATCACTTTCGGGGTGCTTCTGCCCTCTTTAATCCTGGCTCAGTTTGGTCTGCTTAAGTATGGAATAACTTTATCACTGGGTGCACTGTGTGTAAGCGTAGTTGACACTCCGGGCCCTATTGTTCACCGCAGAAATGCAATGCTGGTGACTACGGTATTAATCACAGTGTTGTCAGTGATTGTAGGTTTAACGAATAAGAACCAGTATTTTATTGCAGTGCTGCTGGTGGCTTGCAGTTTCCTGTTCTCCATGTTTTTTCTTTACGGCACAAGAGCGGCTTTGGTAGGTACGGCGTCTTTGCTGATCATGGTATTGAGTATTGATGATGTGAGGCCATGGAAAGATGTGCTGATCTATTCTGCACTTGTCTTTTCGGGTAGTTTGTGGTATACAGTTCTAAGTTATTTCTTTTACAGGCTCAGGCCCTATCGCCTGGTGCAGCAAACGCTGAGCGACTCTATCCACGAGGTCAGTGAATTTCTGAGAGCGAAGGCGAAGTTTTACCATGAAAATACGAATTATGATGACAATTATGCAGAGCTGATCCAGCTTCAGGTGGCTGTTCATGAAAAGCAGGATGCGGTAAGAGAAGTATTATTTAAGACGCGTGAAATTGTCAGGGAGTCAACACCGGAAGGCCGTTTCTTATTATTGGTTTTTGTAGATATGGTGGATCTGTATGAGCAGGTGATGTCTACTTATTATAACTATAAGCAACTTCATGATCAATTTGACAAGGCTGGAATACTTTCCCGCTATGAGCGGATTATCAACAGGATTGCCTGGGAGCTGGATGAAATTGCATTTGCGCTTAAAACTGGTGGTACTCCCCGTCCGCCTGCGGTATTGACTGAAGATGTGAAGCGGCTGAAGGATGAGATCAATGTACTTGAAAAAGATAATACAGACGGCAAGTATAATACGCTGGGCCTGATTGCATTGAAAAATATAGAAGTAAATATTGAAAATATAGCTGCAAGGGTTAAAACGATCAATGGATATTTCAATAAGAAAGAGAAAAAGAATTTAAAAAATAGCAATGCAGTAGATACAGAGCGTTTTATTACGCGGCAGAAATTTGATGCCAAGCTGTTTTTTGATAACCTTACCTTTAGTTCTTCTACTTTCAGACATGCAATGCGCGTAGCAATTGCGATGCTGATTGGGTATCTGGTTGCCAAAATGCTGGATTCTTCTCATAGTTACTGGATATTGCTGACGGTACTGGTTATTTCAAAACCAGCTTTTAGTTTGACCAAGCAGCGCAATTACGAACGTTTAATCGGGACTGTTGTCGGTGCGCTGGTTGGGATGGGAATCCTGATTTATATCCATGATAAGCATACGCTGTTTTTTATCCTGTTATTTTGTATGATCGGGACTTACAGTTTTCAAAGGAAGAATTATATTGTGAGTGTGTTATTTATGACACCTTATATCCTGGTTTTATTCGATTTTTTAGGAATGGGTAGCTTGTCTGTAGCCAGGGAAAGGATTTTCGATACTTTAATTGGTTCTGCAATAGCTTTATTAGGAAGTTATACTTTGTTCCCTAACTGGGAGAATAAGAATTTAAAAGAAGCCATGCTCAGTACTTTAAGAGCGAATATGGCCTATTTTGATCAGGTTACGCTTTTATATACGGAGACAGAACACAATCTGACCAATTACAGGTTAGCACGCAAAGAGGTTTATGTAACGTCTGCGAATTTATCTTCTATTTTCCAAAAGATGTTTTCTGAGCCTAAGAGTAAACAGCGTTTAATGCCCGAAATGCATCAGTTTACTGCGCTTAATCATTTGCTGTCTTCTTATACAGCGACACTTTCGCTTTATTTTAAAGAGCATGCTTTTACATTAACTCATCCTGAGGAACTCAAGCCAACCGTAAATAATACGCTTTATCTGCTGAACCTTTCTGCAGAATACCTGATTAAAAATGATGGAGAGCCTAATAATGTGCCTTTAATTAAAAGCATAAGGGATGATAATAAAGTGATTGATCCCAATGAAATGATGGTCATTGAACAGTATGAGATGATCCAGAAAGTGGCCTATGATATATTTAAGTTAACTGAAAGGATTAAAATATAA
- the prmC gene encoding peptide chain release factor N(5)-glutamine methyltransferase, with product MNVKQLEQYFIKELSALYDGEEAKQLFCLAAGQVSAWNRGQLLINATTQLSTEQSLAYNYILLELKKGRPMQHIFAEAWFYGHKFKVTEAVLIPRPETEELIEWILDTVKTQPVSSILDIGTGSGCIAITLKKNLEQAEVSALDVSADALIVARENAITNTAAINFIHSDILTYSSPSKYDLIVSNPPYITENEKEEMHQNVLAYEPHLALFVSNENPLLFYKGIADFALINLHPKGKLFFEINEYLSKETVEMLSAKGFTDIILKKDMQGKDRMISCNL from the coding sequence ATGAATGTTAAGCAATTAGAACAATACTTTATTAAGGAACTATCCGCATTATATGATGGGGAAGAAGCAAAGCAATTGTTTTGCCTGGCAGCCGGACAAGTCTCTGCATGGAACCGGGGTCAATTACTAATCAATGCAACAACACAATTAAGCACTGAGCAATCTTTAGCTTATAACTACATATTGCTGGAACTGAAAAAGGGGAGGCCAATGCAGCATATTTTTGCAGAAGCATGGTTTTACGGACACAAATTTAAAGTCACTGAAGCTGTCCTGATTCCCAGACCAGAAACAGAAGAACTAATAGAATGGATTTTGGATACGGTAAAAACACAGCCCGTTTCCAGCATATTGGACATTGGTACTGGAAGCGGATGTATTGCAATTACTTTGAAAAAGAACCTTGAACAGGCAGAAGTGAGTGCACTGGATGTTTCTGCAGATGCATTAATTGTGGCCAGGGAAAATGCAATAACTAACACTGCTGCTATTAATTTCATACACTCAGACATCCTGACCTATAGCAGCCCATCCAAATACGACCTGATTGTAAGTAACCCTCCTTATATCACTGAAAACGAAAAGGAAGAAATGCATCAGAATGTCCTGGCTTATGAACCACATCTGGCTTTATTTGTAAGCAATGAAAATCCTTTATTATTCTATAAGGGCATCGCAGACTTTGCGCTGATTAATCTGCATCCAAAAGGAAAATTGTTTTTTGAGATTAACGAGTATTTAAGTAAGGAAACAGTAGAGATGCTTTCTGCTAAAGGGTTTACTGACATCATCTTAAAAAAAGATATGCAAGGTAAAGATCGTATGATTTCCTGCAATTTATAA
- a CDS encoding glycosyltransferase family 2 protein: protein MSEPSVAVVILNWNGKQLLSDFLPGVVKTRYTNLQLVVGDNASTDGSVDYVRTSFPDIQVIVNDHNYGFAEGYNRILKQVKADYYVLLNSDVEVPENWIEPVIKAMEADSHIAAAQPKIKWQKNKTQFEYAGAAGGFLDINAFPFCRGRIFDQVEDDSGQYNDAKEIFWASGAAFFIKRARWEETGGLDPDLFAHMEEIDLCWRLKNLGYHIVYCPDAEVYHVGGGTLATNSPYKVFLNFRNNLMIMQKNLPALEAVWSITLRMTIDFVAWIQFLIKGETKFAWAVNKAHFQFLANLRKTGAKRARKQLAYSKHTGVYHSSVVWSYFIKGIRKFSQLKDFR, encoded by the coding sequence ATGTCAGAGCCGAGTGTAGCTGTTGTGATCCTCAATTGGAATGGAAAACAACTATTGTCTGATTTTTTACCAGGAGTAGTTAAAACCAGGTATACGAATCTTCAGTTAGTTGTAGGTGACAATGCATCCACAGATGGATCCGTTGATTATGTAAGAACCAGTTTTCCTGATATACAGGTTATTGTGAATGATCATAATTATGGATTTGCAGAGGGTTATAACCGGATTCTTAAACAGGTAAAGGCTGATTATTACGTTTTATTGAATTCTGATGTAGAGGTTCCTGAGAACTGGATTGAACCTGTAATCAAAGCGATGGAAGCAGATTCCCATATTGCGGCTGCTCAGCCTAAAATTAAATGGCAGAAGAATAAAACTCAATTTGAATATGCTGGTGCTGCGGGTGGTTTTCTGGATATCAATGCCTTCCCTTTTTGCAGAGGAAGGATTTTTGATCAGGTGGAGGATGATTCAGGGCAATACAATGATGCTAAAGAAATCTTCTGGGCAAGCGGTGCAGCTTTTTTTATCAAGCGCGCCCGATGGGAAGAAACAGGAGGTTTAGATCCTGACCTTTTTGCGCACATGGAAGAAATCGATCTTTGCTGGCGTTTAAAAAATCTTGGATATCATATTGTCTATTGTCCTGATGCGGAGGTTTACCATGTTGGTGGCGGTACTTTAGCGACCAATAGTCCATATAAAGTGTTCTTGAACTTTAGAAATAACCTGATGATTATGCAGAAAAACCTGCCGGCTCTGGAAGCGGTATGGAGTATAACACTCAGGATGACTATTGATTTTGTAGCCTGGATACAGTTTCTGATTAAAGGAGAGACCAAATTTGCATGGGCTGTGAATAAAGCACATTTTCAGTTTTTAGCCAATCTCAGAAAGACAGGTGCTAAAAGAGCCAGAAAGCAATTAGCCTACTCCAAACACACCGGGGTTTACCATTCCAGTGTAGTCTGGAGTTATTTTATCAAAGGAATCAGGAAATTTAGCCAGCTAAAAGACTTTCGATAG
- a CDS encoding WbqC family protein, with amino-acid sequence MHNPAIFPLFYLPPVSYFSALNAHNYEFILEKEEHFPKQTYRNRTRIYSPNGALDLFLPVIKGSKYHTKVKDVKISYDFKWQRLHWLSLESCYRNSAYFEYYEDELAVFYHKKFEFLFDYNLEILQWIFKQLKKPADFNFTTAYVKEIAPENDYRLKLHFKEPELITPAKPYFQVFEDRMGFMPNMSIVDLLFNQGPQTKNYL; translated from the coding sequence ATGCACAATCCAGCTATATTTCCTCTTTTTTATCTTCCTCCTGTAAGTTATTTCTCTGCTTTAAACGCTCATAATTACGAATTCATTTTGGAAAAGGAAGAACATTTTCCAAAACAAACTTACCGCAACAGAACGAGGATTTATTCACCAAACGGGGCTTTAGATCTATTTCTGCCAGTAATCAAAGGTTCAAAATACCACACGAAGGTCAAAGATGTAAAAATAAGTTATGATTTTAAATGGCAGCGCCTGCACTGGTTAAGTTTAGAAAGCTGTTACCGTAATTCTGCCTATTTTGAATACTATGAAGATGAACTCGCTGTTTTCTACCATAAGAAATTCGAGTTTCTTTTTGACTATAACCTGGAAATATTACAGTGGATCTTCAAACAACTAAAAAAACCAGCAGACTTTAATTTTACTACAGCATATGTTAAAGAAATAGCCCCTGAAAATGATTACAGACTGAAACTGCATTTCAAAGAACCTGAATTGATTACTCCTGCAAAACCTTATTTTCAGGTATTTGAAGATAGAATGGGATTTATGCCAAACATGAGTATTGTTGATTTGTTATTCAATCAAGGTCCTCAGACCAAAAACTATCTTTAA
- the ribD gene encoding bifunctional diaminohydroxyphosphoribosylaminopyrimidine deaminase/5-amino-6-(5-phosphoribosylamino)uracil reductase RibD, which produces MSDELYMKRCLELAEMGNGQVSPNPLVGCVIVSGGKIIGEGYHQKYGQAHAEVNAIRSVTDRYGEQAVELLKNAVAYVSLEPCAHFGKTPPCADLLIRHQLKKVVIGNRDPFPDVDGKGIEKLKNAGIEVVSGVLEDECFEVNRRFFTRIAQQRPYIILKWARTANGYFAPKNSVQQWISGPLSKKLVHKWRTEEDAILVGKQTAIADNPALSAREWPGKNPIRIAIDRKLEIPADSQLYNADAKTIIFNEQKTSVEGNIHFIEMEDMQYYLPQKIAYQLYLMDIQSIIVEGGANMLNQFISAGLWDEARVFNSASSWDTGIHSPVINGNIRSVIQVDKDQLTIYKNYNNK; this is translated from the coding sequence ATGAGCGATGAATTGTACATGAAACGCTGTCTGGAGTTAGCAGAAATGGGTAACGGTCAGGTAAGCCCAAATCCGTTAGTTGGCTGCGTAATTGTCAGCGGAGGAAAGATTATAGGAGAAGGTTATCACCAGAAATATGGTCAGGCTCATGCTGAAGTTAATGCTATCCGTTCTGTAACAGACCGATATGGTGAACAAGCTGTAGAATTATTAAAAAATGCAGTCGCTTATGTAAGTCTTGAACCCTGTGCCCATTTTGGGAAAACGCCTCCGTGTGCTGATTTATTGATTCGCCATCAACTGAAAAAAGTAGTGATTGGTAATCGTGATCCTTTTCCTGATGTAGATGGTAAAGGAATTGAAAAATTAAAAAATGCAGGTATTGAAGTGGTTTCCGGGGTGCTGGAAGATGAGTGTTTTGAAGTGAATCGTCGTTTTTTCACAAGAATTGCTCAGCAACGCCCTTATATTATCTTGAAATGGGCCAGAACAGCAAATGGATATTTTGCGCCTAAGAATTCTGTACAGCAGTGGATCAGTGGTCCGCTTTCTAAAAAACTGGTTCATAAATGGAGAACAGAAGAAGATGCTATTTTAGTTGGTAAACAAACTGCAATTGCTGATAACCCTGCTCTTAGTGCGAGGGAATGGCCGGGGAAAAACCCAATCAGGATCGCCATTGATCGTAAACTTGAAATACCAGCGGACAGTCAATTATATAATGCGGATGCTAAAACCATTATATTCAACGAACAGAAAACGAGTGTAGAAGGAAATATCCATTTTATTGAAATGGAAGACATGCAATATTATCTTCCCCAGAAGATCGCTTATCAATTGTATTTGATGGATATACAATCTATTATCGTTGAAGGTGGGGCAAATATGCTGAACCAGTTTATCTCTGCTGGATTATGGGATGAGGCCAGAGTTTTTAATTCAGCTTCAAGCTGGGATACCGGAATACACTCTCCTGTGATCAATGGAAACATTAGGTCAGTTATACAAGTAGATAAAGATCAGCTAACTATATATAAAAATTATAATAATAAATGA
- a CDS encoding organic hydroperoxide resistance protein, with product MEKLYTAAVLAKGGRDGHIKSSDGTIEFEVRTPKEMGGQGGATNPEQLFAAAWGPCYLGALHAVAKNEGVEVTDATVNVQVSFNQDGNAYVLSAELDVHIPGLSHEETQKLADKAHKACPYSKATRGNIETRVTAI from the coding sequence ATGGAAAAGTTATATACAGCCGCAGTACTGGCTAAAGGAGGTCGTGATGGCCATATAAAATCAAGTGACGGAACAATAGAATTTGAAGTCAGAACACCTAAAGAAATGGGTGGTCAGGGAGGAGCTACTAATCCTGAACAATTATTCGCTGCGGCATGGGGTCCTTGTTATCTGGGTGCATTACATGCGGTGGCAAAAAACGAAGGTGTAGAAGTAACTGATGCTACTGTAAATGTACAGGTTTCGTTCAATCAGGATGGTAATGCTTATGTATTGTCGGCAGAGCTGGATGTACATATTCCGGGACTCAGTCATGAGGAAACTCAGAAACTGGCTGACAAAGCGCATAAGGCATGTCCTTATTCAAAAGCTACAAGAGGTAACATTGAAACAAGAGTTACTGCTATATAG
- the corA gene encoding magnesium/cobalt transporter CorA — MGIDKKGKSRKKKKRLKIPLAGTSPGVVYIDENSLKPVITLHKISAATYEKKELPNINQIAQLLADKNFTFWIEIKGFGSPELFETLNSELHVNRLILEDITRSYQRPKLEEYDDYVFAVSRMLLLDEEKNLENEQLSFILTDNALITLQENYADCFNPVIQRLKAGKGNIRISGSSYIMYALMDIVVDKYFEILSFWSEELDQIEDRLFDKPDKSFMFDVQLIKRNLINIRRVAWPERDKLNDMLRSDSHLITEQTKPYIRDAYDHCIQIIDIVESLKEISASNIDMHLSIISNRMNEIMKVLTIISSIFIPLTFIAGVYGMNFAKEDPVTHKFMPYNMPELYASHGYLYTMLIMVVIAVLQVIYFWRKGWFK; from the coding sequence ATGGGCATTGATAAAAAAGGCAAATCACGTAAAAAGAAAAAGCGTTTAAAAATACCGCTGGCGGGCACCAGTCCGGGAGTAGTTTATATTGATGAAAATTCACTAAAACCAGTAATTACACTTCATAAAATTAGTGCAGCAACTTATGAGAAGAAAGAACTTCCTAATATCAATCAGATTGCTCAGTTGCTTGCAGATAAGAACTTTACTTTCTGGATTGAAATAAAGGGATTCGGATCTCCTGAATTGTTTGAAACCTTAAACAGTGAACTTCATGTTAACCGGTTAATCCTTGAAGATATTACCAGATCTTATCAAAGACCAAAACTAGAAGAATACGATGATTATGTTTTCGCGGTCAGCAGAATGCTTTTGCTCGATGAAGAAAAGAATCTCGAAAATGAGCAATTATCATTTATCCTGACAGATAATGCCTTGATTACCCTACAAGAAAACTATGCCGACTGTTTTAATCCGGTTATCCAAAGGTTAAAAGCAGGGAAAGGAAACATCAGGATTTCAGGAAGCAGCTACATTATGTATGCACTCATGGATATTGTTGTAGATAAATATTTCGAAATCCTTAGTTTCTGGAGTGAAGAGCTTGATCAGATAGAAGATCGCCTGTTTGATAAACCGGATAAGAGTTTTATGTTCGACGTGCAGCTGATCAAAAGAAACTTAATTAATATACGCAGGGTTGCATGGCCAGAAAGAGACAAACTAAATGATATGCTTCGCAGTGATAGTCATCTTATCACTGAGCAAACCAAACCCTATATTCGTGACGCTTATGATCATTGTATACAAATTATTGATATAGTGGAGTCACTGAAAGAGATTTCGGCCAGTAATATTGATATGCATCTGTCAATTATCAGTAACCGGATGAATGAAATCATGAAGGTACTTACTATCATTTCTTCCATATTTATCCCACTTACTTTTATCGCCGGAGTTTACGGAATGAATTTCGCCAAAGAAGATCCCGTAACCCATAAATTTATGCCTTACAATATGCCGGAGCTGTACGCTTCACACGGATATTTGTATACGATGCTGATTATGGTCGTGATCGCGGTGCTTCAGGTCATCTATTTTTGGCGAAAAGGATGGTTTAAATAA
- the mgtE gene encoding magnesium transporter has protein sequence MQSYELDKSDVTKIKSALNGSDNQLAVILDEYHASEIAILFESLTQEDRQRIINLLPVETASEIFAEMHEEAHPEELLFQLHPDKRTEIVEELDYDDATDIISQLEEHEQKEILEDLSEDDASHIRNLLSYDEDTAGGLMNTEFIRIQLHLKKKDAIDEIIRQSEEIEEFYTIFVVDENNVFQGIVSLKDIIKAKGNVEITSLVKSDVAWVSPDTDQEEVARLISQYNITSIPVLDNQMKLLGRVTFDDVIDVLEDENTEDILKISGVSEDEELSGNWVEAVKSRLPWLIINLGTAFLASAVVRHFEPTIAKIAVLSAYMTIIAGMGGNAATQALAVTVRRISLYDLTDNQAYRTVLKEFTVGLINGAVTGLIVFIFALVFDANPLLGLVIFLAMTGNLVIAGVTGAGIPLILKRVGIDPAIASSIIITTFTDVFGFLLLLGMASKLLL, from the coding sequence ATGCAATCCTATGAACTAGACAAATCTGATGTTACCAAAATAAAATCCGCCCTTAATGGCAGCGATAATCAATTAGCTGTAATTCTGGATGAGTATCATGCGTCCGAAATTGCCATCTTATTTGAAAGCCTGACACAAGAGGACAGACAACGTATTATCAACCTTCTTCCCGTTGAAACTGCATCAGAGATTTTTGCAGAGATGCATGAGGAAGCGCACCCTGAAGAATTACTTTTCCAGCTTCATCCAGATAAGCGTACAGAGATTGTAGAAGAACTCGATTACGATGATGCAACGGATATTATCTCGCAACTCGAGGAACACGAACAAAAAGAGATCCTCGAAGACCTGAGCGAAGACGATGCCTCTCATATCAGAAACCTGCTGAGTTACGATGAAGATACAGCAGGAGGGCTGATGAATACCGAGTTTATCCGGATCCAGCTTCATTTGAAGAAAAAGGATGCTATCGACGAGATCATTAGACAAAGCGAGGAGATTGAAGAATTCTATACCATTTTTGTTGTAGATGAAAACAACGTATTTCAGGGAATTGTCTCCTTAAAAGACATTATCAAAGCTAAAGGAAATGTAGAAATCACTTCGTTGGTTAAGTCTGATGTAGCCTGGGTAAGTCCTGATACCGATCAGGAAGAAGTAGCAAGACTGATTTCTCAATATAATATTACCAGTATTCCTGTTCTGGACAATCAGATGAAACTATTGGGAAGAGTAACTTTTGATGACGTGATTGACGTTTTAGAAGATGAGAACACAGAAGACATTCTGAAAATATCCGGTGTATCAGAAGATGAAGAATTAAGCGGTAACTGGGTAGAAGCCGTAAAATCAAGATTACCCTGGTTAATTATCAATTTAGGGACCGCTTTCCTGGCCTCAGCAGTAGTAAGGCATTTCGAACCAACCATTGCTAAAATTGCAGTACTTTCTGCTTACATGACTATTATTGCCGGAATGGGAGGTAACGCAGCCACTCAGGCACTCGCTGTAACCGTCAGAAGGATTTCCCTCTACGATCTGACCGACAACCAAGCCTACCGTACCGTCTTAAAAGAATTTACTGTTGGTCTGATCAATGGTGCCGTAACAGGCCTGATCGTTTTCATCTTTGCTCTTGTATTTGATGCAAACCCACTACTCGGACTTGTTATTTTTCTGGCGATGACCGGTAACCTGGTTATTGCGGGCGTAACAGGAGCAGGGATACCCCTGATACTTAAAAGAGTAGGTATAGACCCTGCAATTGCTTCATCCATTATCATTACTACTTTTACCGACGTATTTGGATTTTTACTTTTACTTGGAATGGCCAGTAAATTATTACTTTAA
- the xerD gene encoding site-specific tyrosine recombinase XerD, whose protein sequence is MINYPYHNSFKAYLKLERGLSENSVDAYLNDVAKLFQYYEVIGKDFSVKSISDSVLHDFVKWLSELGMLANTQARVISGLKSFFNYLMLEELIDIDPSQQLDSPKLSRKLPDILNVIEINALVEAIDASKPEGMRNKAILEVLYGCGLRVTELITLRISDLNPTQEYIKVTGKGNKERIVPIGAVALKYIDIYLSQVRVHLAIKKGNEDYIFLNRMGSRLSRISVFTMIKALAVAIGLQKTISPHTFRHSFATHLIEGGADLRAVQEMLGHSSITTTEVYTHLDKDYLRGIITQFHPRT, encoded by the coding sequence TTGATTAATTATCCTTACCATAATTCATTCAAGGCTTACCTGAAGCTGGAACGCGGACTTTCCGAAAATTCTGTCGATGCTTACCTGAATGATGTTGCAAAGCTGTTTCAGTATTATGAAGTTATTGGTAAGGATTTTTCTGTTAAAAGTATTTCTGATAGTGTATTACATGATTTTGTTAAATGGTTAAGTGAGTTAGGTATGCTGGCCAATACACAAGCAAGGGTAATCTCCGGATTGAAGTCTTTCTTTAATTATCTGATGCTGGAAGAATTAATTGATATTGATCCTTCGCAGCAACTGGACTCTCCTAAATTAAGCAGAAAGCTTCCTGATATACTGAATGTGATAGAAATTAATGCTTTGGTTGAGGCTATAGATGCTTCTAAACCGGAAGGAATGAGAAACAAAGCAATTTTGGAAGTCTTGTATGGTTGTGGATTAAGGGTGACTGAACTGATTACTCTCCGTATCTCAGACCTGAATCCCACTCAGGAATATATTAAAGTAACTGGTAAAGGAAATAAGGAAAGGATTGTCCCTATTGGAGCAGTTGCATTGAAGTATATCGATATTTATCTAAGCCAGGTCAGAGTTCATTTAGCTATTAAAAAAGGAAATGAAGACTATATTTTCCTCAATAGAATGGGTTCAAGGTTGTCCAGAATTTCTGTATTTACTATGATTAAAGCGTTGGCAGTTGCAATAGGTTTACAAAAGACGATCAGTCCGCACACATTCAGACATTCTTTTGCGACTCATCTGATTGAAGGTGGTGCAGATTTACGGGCTGTACAAGAAATGTTAGGCCATTCAAGTATTACTACCACAGAGGTTTATACGCATCTGGACAAGGATTATTTAAGAGGTATAATCACACAGTTTCACCCCAGAACGTAA